In a single window of the Heliangelus exortis chromosome 1, bHelExo1.hap1, whole genome shotgun sequence genome:
- the LOC139791741 gene encoding uncharacterized protein isoform X1: protein MRRRKNLPDQWERAHGADEQQRCPMGLSGGMRRNVEVKARVRCREEVRKAAERMGTGPGQVLEQQDTFFRVPKGRLKLRRTPDGRGELISYERPDAPGPKLSRFNITPTADPDGLEVVLEQALGVLGRVRKQRLLLLLGQTRLHLDSVEGLGDFLELEVVLGEGQSPEEGERLAQGLLRDLGVGEQDLISGAYLDLLLARGGS, encoded by the exons ATGAGGAGGCGAAAAAACCTCCCGGACCAATGGGAGCGAGCGCACGGTGCTGACGAGCAGCAGCGCTGCCCAATGGGATTGAGCGGCGGGATGAGGCGCAACGTGGAGGTGAAGGCGCGGGTGCGGTGCCgggaggaggtgaggaaggcGGCGGAGAGGATGGGGACGGGGCCCGggcaggtgctggagcagcaggacacCTTCTTCCGAGTGCCCAAGGGGCGGCTGAAGCTGAGGAGGACCCCG gatGGCCGGGGGGAGCTGATCTCCTATGAGCGCCCCGATGCTCCCGGCCCCAAACTCTCCAGGTTCAACATCACCCCCACAGCTGACCCCGACGGGCTGGAG gtggtgctggagcaggctctgggggtgctgggcagggtgaGGAAGCAGcggctcctcctcctcctgggacAGACCCGGCTGCACCTGGACAGcgtggaggggctgggggacttcctggagctggag GTGGTGCTGGGTGAGGGGCAGAGCCCGGAGGAGGGGGAGCGTTtggcacaggggctgctgcgGGACCTGGGGGTGGGCGAGCAGGACCTCATCTCTGGAGCCTACCTGGACCTGCTGCTGGCACGGGGGGGCTCCTGA
- the LOC139791741 gene encoding uncharacterized protein isoform X2, with protein MRRRKNLPDQWERAHGADEQQRCPMGLSGGMRRNVEVKARVRCREEVRKAAERMGTGPGQVLEQQDTFFRVPKGRLKLRRTPVVLEQALGVLGRVRKQRLLLLLGQTRLHLDSVEGLGDFLELEVVLGEGQSPEEGERLAQGLLRDLGVGEQDLISGAYLDLLLARGGS; from the exons ATGAGGAGGCGAAAAAACCTCCCGGACCAATGGGAGCGAGCGCACGGTGCTGACGAGCAGCAGCGCTGCCCAATGGGATTGAGCGGCGGGATGAGGCGCAACGTGGAGGTGAAGGCGCGGGTGCGGTGCCgggaggaggtgaggaaggcGGCGGAGAGGATGGGGACGGGGCCCGggcaggtgctggagcagcaggacacCTTCTTCCGAGTGCCCAAGGGGCGGCTGAAGCTGAGGAGGACCCCG gtggtgctggagcaggctctgggggtgctgggcagggtgaGGAAGCAGcggctcctcctcctcctgggacAGACCCGGCTGCACCTGGACAGcgtggaggggctgggggacttcctggagctggag GTGGTGCTGGGTGAGGGGCAGAGCCCGGAGGAGGGGGAGCGTTtggcacaggggctgctgcgGGACCTGGGGGTGGGCGAGCAGGACCTCATCTCTGGAGCCTACCTGGACCTGCTGCTGGCACGGGGGGGCTCCTGA
- the CHKB gene encoding LOW QUALITY PROTEIN: choline/ethanolamine kinase (The sequence of the model RefSeq protein was modified relative to this genomic sequence to represent the inferred CDS: deleted 1 base in 1 codon), protein MMAAAPGKGSGDGPGAVPAATRLQAYAWCREFLAGSWKLIGPEEFAIGPVSGGLSNLLFKCSLPEHVLSLGDEPRQVLLRVYGAILQGVDSLVLESVMFAILAERALGPRLYGVFPQGRLEQYIPSRRLRTEDLWDPHISQEIAVKMSQFHGMVMPFNKEPKWLFGTMEWYLQQISELTFPEEPQQEKFQQLQAYNLEEEMRSLRELLESTPSPVVFCHNDVQEGNILLLSGQEAAPSDRLMLIDFEYSSYNYRGFDIGNHFCEWVYNYTHGSWPFFKASPENFPSRQQQLHFIRHYLWGNGGHCGDTTPEEQTRIEEEMLTEINRFALASHFFWGLWSILQAKISTIRFGYLEYAQSRFQAYFQHKAQCS, encoded by the exons ATGATGGCGGCGGCCCCGGGGAAGGGGAGCGGGGACGGCCCCGGGGCTGTGCCCGCCGCTACCCGCCTGCAGGCCTACGCCTGGTGCCGGGAGTTCCTGGCCGGTTCCTGGAAGCTGATCGGGCCCGAGGAGTTCGCTATCGGACCCGTCAG TGGGGGGCTCAGTAATCTGCTCTTCAAGTGCTCCCTGCCCGAGCACGTCCTGAGCCTGGGGGATGAGCCCCGCCAGGTCCTGCTGCGTGTCTACGGGGCCATCCTGCAG GGCGTGGACTCCCTGGTGCTGGAGAGTGTCATGTTCGCCATCCTGGCCGAGCGGGCGCTGGGGCCGCGGCTCTACGGGGTCTTTCCCCAGGGCCGCCTGGAGCAGTACATCCCG aGCCGTCGGCTGCGCACGGAGGACCTGTGGGACCCCCACATCTCCCAGGAGATTGCAGTGAAGATGTCCCAGTTCCACGGGATGGTGATGCCCTTCAACAAGGAGCCCAAGTGGCTCTTTGGGACCATGGAGTG gTACCTGCAGCAGATCTCAGAGCTGACATTCCCCGAGGAGCCACAGCAGGAGAAGTTCCAACAGCTCCAGGCCTACAACTtggaggaggagatgaggagCCTCAG ggagctgctggagtccACCCCCTCCCCGGTGGTCTTCTGCCACAACGACGTCCAGGAgg GGAACATCCTGCTGCTGTctgggcaggaggcagccccCTCCGACAGGCTCATGCTCATCGACTTCGAGTACAGCAGCTACAATTACCG GGGCTTTGATATTGGCAATCACTTCTGTGAGTGGGTTTACAACTACACCCATGGCTCCTGGCCCTTCTTCAAGGCCTCCCCCGAGAACttccccagcaggcagcagcag CTCCATTTCATCCGTCACTACCTCTGGGGGAACGGGGGGCACTGTGGGGACACCACCCCCGAG GAGCAGACCCGCATCGAGGAGGAGATGCTGACCGAGATCAATCG gtTTGCTTTGGCCTCCCACTTCTTCTGGGGCCTCTGGTCCATCCTGCAGGCCAAGATTTCCACCATCAGGTTTGGGTACCTG GAGTATGCACAGAGCCGCTTCCAGGCCTACTTCCAGCACAAGGCACAGTGCTCCTGA